GACAATGTTACCTTCAATATGTTCTTCTGTAGTGCAGGTAATACCTACTGGTTTATATAGTGCAATATAAACCTTATCTTCTTTAGGTTTAATTATAGTCCCATCCACTTCAACGATATCACCTTCACTGACCTGATATCCTAAATCTGCGATTTTCGAATTTACTTTTACTTTATTATTTTTAATTAGTTCATCTGCTTTTCTTCTAGAGCAAAGTCCTGAAGAGCTTATATAATTATTTAATCGCATACTTACCCTTTCTTAGCTTCCTGTTTTTTGAAACTCATTAAATACTGGTATAATATATGGTTTTCCTGTGCTAGGGTGAACCACCATATCTACTTCTATATTATACACCTCATCTATTATTTCCTTTGTCAAAACAGCTTGTGGATTACCATGAGTTACCAGCTTTCCATCCGATAAAAGGAAAATCTCATCACTATACTGCACAGCAAGATTTAAATCATGAAGTATAGTAATTATTGTTGTATTTTTTTCTTTATTTAATTTTTTCAAAACTTCAAGAAGCTGAATTTGGTGATGAATATCTATATTTGAAATAGGTTCATCGAGGATTAAAACTTCAGTATCTTGAGTAATCGCCCTTGCAATAATAACTCTCTGTCTTTCTCCCCCACTTATCTGATCGATTTTCTTATCTCTTAGATGCCATGTATTTGTCTTTAGCATTGCATCCTTAGCTAGTTCAAAATCTAGGCTAGATTCAGACTGAAATCTTCTAAGATAAGGAGCTCTTCCCATAAGCACAATATCCATAACAGAAAAATCAAAATCTATAATTGTATT
This is a stretch of genomic DNA from Acetoanaerobium sticklandii. It encodes these proteins:
- a CDS encoding ABC transporter ATP-binding protein, whose translation is MSMRFENHIKVKNLDWSYGAQVVLTDVSVNIEKGKFYTILGPNGSGKTTLAKIITKTMDTPKNKVFLLSEDITKLTNKQTARKIATVPQNTIIDFDFSVMDIVLMGRAPYLRRFQSESSLDFELAKDAMLKTNTWHLRDKKIDQISGGERQRVIIARAITQDTEVLILDEPISNIDIHHQIQLLEVLKKLNKEKNTTIITILHDLNLAVQYSDEIFLLSDGKLVTHGNPQAVLTKEIIDEVYNIEVDMVVHPSTGKPYIIPVFNEFQKTGS